AAGGAAGCAGGATAAGTAATGGATGATGCAGCATTGAGCCATACAGCAGTGCCATCCGGCAGGATAAGCCGGTAGGTTCCTCCCCGTGGCGTATGAATAGTATTGTGTAATACTTTCTCACTGGCAGGTCCTTCTGCATCATAGGCCAGCTGGCCATTTGCCAGCTTCATCACTTTAGTATTGCCTTGTTGGGTAAGCAGTCCGTTGGCGGCGCTATCCAGCGCAATGGTAGTACCATCCGCTAATGTAAGCGTAGCCCTGTCGCCACCCGGCGGCACCTCATTTTTGTACCGCTCCCTGATACTGCTTTCAGCCACCTGATGTTGTGACTTCGTTATAAAAAGAAACCAGCTGCTGACACCCAGCAATACAATGCTGGCCGCCGCCAGCCACCATTTATAAGGCAGGTACCTCACCCGTTTCTCCCACGGATGATCCGCGGATTCCTCCTGCTCATCCGCTGCAGCAAATACGGAGGCCATGATGCGGTCTGATACTTCAGCGGGCATGAGGATAGCAGGAACATGCTTTTCCCAGGCTTCACCAAATGCTTCCTTCAGTACCTCATCATCCGGCGTCTCACTGATCCATCCCGCCAGTTCTTTTCGTTCTCCGGTGGTACAGGTATTATTAAAATATTGTGTTATCAGATACTTTATTCTTTCAGGCGGCATAATTATTATTTATGTTTGACGGAGATAACATAGGCGTACTGTCAGGTACGTATGATATTTACCCCTACCTGTATAATAGACAACCGGCAGGAAATAGATACCTAGTCAAAAAGCATATTTTTTCAAATTATTTCTGGAAGGAGGTAATAATGGCTAAAATGCAGCAGGCGCCGGTAGTTGTATGAAGATGACGGCTCAGGTGTTTACGGATAGTCCGGAGGGCTTCTATCATATGATTGTTTACCGTAGAGGGAGAAATATTGAGGTGCCGGGCAATTTCATCGTGTTTAAGCCCATGCTCCCGGCTCAGGGTATATACCAGCTTTTGTTTAGGAGAAAGCTTCTCCAGTGCCGTTTCCAGCTGTTCACGGACTTCGCGGGCCGACAGATTATCTTCCGCAGCTGCATCAACGGATGCTGGTACTTTCAGTTCAGCCAGGATCAGTGTTTCCTTTGCCATCCGCCTGAATGCATTGATTACCCGGTTCTGGGCCATCCTGTAGATATACCCGCCAAACTGCTCAATGTTCACCAGGTTCTCACGGTCCTTCCACAATTTCAGGAAAACATCCTGTATAATGTCTTCCGTCATCTCCGAAGATCCGGTTGAACGCAACAGGAAACTATAAAGTTTATGTTTATAGATACAGAAAAGCCGGGTAAATGACGCTTCACTGCCTTTCGCTGACTGTTGCAGCAACTCTTTTTCAAAGTTTACATCTTCCATGGACACTAAAAGTGGAATGCAATAACATAACGTAGCTCTCTAAAAGTAGAGAATCAATTTTGAATTTAGTAGTTTTTTTTAATTTTCCCCATAGAGATGTTTTACATTTGAAAAGACAGGTATCTTTATACTCCCATAAACAACCAAATATATTTTAACCATTTATGGCAAATGAATAGTATCTTTTTCCAGCAATAACATCGAAAAACCGCTGTAATAACAGTTGTATATGTCACCAGATAAACATAAACGCTCCCTTTTAGAATGGCCGGTTATCATACTGGCTACCATCGCCGTTCTTGCCGCCATCGCATATACAGGATTTTATATCGGAAAACAGCACGAACAGGCTGCATGGCATGCAGAAAAACAGCAGTTACAACAAGCATTTGCCGCACAACGGCAGGAAGAGATCAATAAATTGCAGGAAGCTTCTGCGGCTGCACATTATGATTCGACAGATCAACCGCCGGTTAATACAAAGAGCCTGTCTAATGACTCCTTAGTGACTGTACTGAATAAAACACTACACGAAAAAAAATCCCTGCAAAGCAGTGTTGAAAACCTGAAAGAAGAACTGGCCAAACTAAATAATACCTCCGGCAACTACCGGGAATTTCTCGATACCGCTATCATTTACAAAAAAATTGTTGAACTGATCCAACGCGACTATAAGATCTTTTACAAAGTGGAAAAAAGCGGTGACTCCTACCGCTTCAGTAAAAACACCTCCGCTGTCGATTCCGCCCTTGCATTATTCCCCTATTATAAAGACAGGGTAAGAATGGACCCGGTGAAAAATGCATGGATCATTACCACGGAAAAAAAATAGCACTATTAAACAGGGCGGATAGATAAAGCATGATGGAAGATATTATGCGGGTCCCAACGACGCTTGATTTGTTGTAGCCGACCATAATTCTCTTTGTAATAGAGCGTATGCCATGGAACACCGGAAGTATTCCAGGCGGGATCAGCCAGGTCTGTATCAGGGTGGTTGATCATGGCGCCATCGCATTGTTCCCCGGGCACGGGTACGCCGCCGGTATCCGCGTACAGGTCGCGGTAAAAAGCACGGACCCAGGCCAGCATGCAGGATTCCACCTGCGGGTCCATCCAGCCAACCGTACAGGAGGTAGAGAGCACCGCGTCCCGTTGTGCGGCAGCTGTTGCGTCCTGCGCTACCGTATTCACCATTCCTCCATAGGTTACAAGCCCCAGGCTTCCACCAACAACATCGTGGTCGGTCCTTGTCAGGTAATCATAGGCAACGGCCATCTGATGATCTGTAAAAGGCTTGCGCAGGAAAGCATCTTTAAATTTGAAACGGGCATCTACACCAGGATTGAAAAATTCCGGGAAAGGATTTGTTGCAAAGGCAAGCCAGGAGCACTTCTCCAGGGTGTGCGTGCAAGGCGCCCCAACGTTATCATTCACGGCCGCCAGGTGTGCTTCGAAATGTTGCGTTGCTGCGGCGCCGGCAGTAGACAATCCAAATAGCTCCACTTTACCATACTGCTGCCGCCAGAAAGAAAACATGCTGTGTAAACCGGTGTAAGGAGAATCCGCATCACTATTGCGCTCACACCATATTCCGAAGTTGCGCATCAGGGTAGTGAAGGCGCGCTGGTCAATATCCACCCAGTTCCATGCTACCCTGAAAACCAGTACTGACTCCGGCGCTGCGGGTAGCAACAAACGGGGGTCTGTACCCGGAGCGCCCGGCGTTCTGAGCCAATAACGGGTAACGATGCCAAAGTTTCCACCGCCGGCGCCGGTATGTCCCCACCACAGATCGTGATTCGGGTCAGCGGGATTCCTGGTGGCCACCACGCTCCGCGCAGTTCCGGTTTCAGCCACTACCACTATTTCCACGCCATACAGATAGTCTGCTGCCAGTCCGTATCCCCGGCATATAAAACCGAAGGCGCCACCAAGTATGTGGCCGCCGGCGCCGATATCAGGACTTTCACCAGCGGGGATGGTTACGCCCCAGCCCAGGAATAATTTGCGGTATACTTCGCCCATAGTAGCGCCAGCCTCCACTGCAAAGGCATTCATCGTCGCATCATAATAAACTTCCGACATCAGCGAGGTATCAATCACCACGCGCACTTCCGGATTGGAGACAAAACCTTCCAGGCAGTGCCCGCCGCTACGTACTACCACCCGCAATTTTTCATTGACGGCTTCCTGTACCGCATCCACAACTTCCGCAACACTACCTACCAACCGGATGTATGCCGGCCTGCCAGCAAATCGTTTGTTGAATCCCCTGCCGGCCAGGTCGTTATAGCGCGGATCAGCGGGCGTAATTTTGCCTGTAGTAACCCGTGTATGGTGTGATGAATGTTGCGTTTTCATATAGCTGTTATTAGCATAGATAATATGGCTATAAATGTAGGCCCTTTCATAAATTGGGAAGGGGGTGAATACGACAACATCGGGGGTGGTTCAGGACACCCGGTAACTGCTACCGCGGCCTGGCATATTTTATAAAGATCCGGTCAAGGAATGTTCTTGACAATTTATTCTTATCAATCAGTACATGATTGGAGAGTCTGTATCCTAAAGCATTATTTTCAAAAAGATCTTCATTTGCACCGGATGAAAACTCCTTCAGGCTCCAGTTATCAGGTATTCTTATATCATTGGTAATAGCCAGGCTGATACCGGGTTTCCCGCTTGTATGCGTCTCCTTTTTTATATCATACAGCCATAGATACTGCTCTGCCTGAACATTAGCCGCGATTTTATGCTGGCCGTTCTTGATACACCATACGATAATGTTATCGTCATTGAGCCGGAGTGTGACAGCATCTGCCGGTGAAATCCTTTCCTTATCCGGCAACATCACTTTTTGCTGTGTACCATCTTCCCGCAGAAAAACAATCACGGGCTGATTCAGCTGCGGATCAATGCCAGCATAGATCCGCTTATCCTTTGAAATCTGTAAATTATTCAGCATCGCGCTATCGAGATAAACCGTCACCTTCCGGCTATCCATATCAAACAAGGCAATTTTGTCGGGTACCTTTTTTGATTTAATCACACAAAAAGAATTAATGTAATTACGGATACTGCCAATAGAATCATTGGCCCCACCCATTGAATACAATGTGTTTGTTTCTGGATTGAACACCAATGACTCTTTATTATCGAACGTTAATACCAGTAAGTTGCCCCGTATTAAAGGAACCGATTTACCAATCTTGCAGGGTGCATGAAATCTCGCACTATCATTATTGCTACTGTAGATAATGAAATCATTGTTCACCGTATCTACCAGAATAAATTTATTGATCTTTCCGAAGAAATAAGTTTTAAAACCGGTGTATATTTTATTAATCAGCCTTTTCTTATCTACATCAAATGTTAGTACAAAGTAAGGGTCCGTATCATTCTTTGCATTGGATATATAAACGATCTTCCCTGTATTATCATAAAAGAAAGATACTTTCTGTGCCATTTCAGCAGGTGTAAGACTTTGTTTTCTATTCCGCAGTGAATAGGTATGTATAAACCGCTCACTGGTATACAATATTTCATCATTCTTTTCTGAAATACTGATCTGTGGAACATTTAATCCGGAATCTTCCAACACCAGCTCCCCCTTGTACCAGACACTCACATTATAAAACGGCTTGTGGCTGCTAAACTCCGCTAACAGTGTATCTCCTATAATTTGTCTGATACTCTTCTGTATTATATTGGGCGAGATTCCCCTCGGTGGACTCATCATTGCCATCATATTGCCATCCTGATAAGTGGTGGTATCAATATTATATAAATAAATGCGGTTATTGATGAGAGAATCGACTGTTTTCATGATATCTTCTGGCACCATCATCGCCGGTAAAGCCCGTGCTTTATAAACACTTTCATAGGCGGCCTGGAAATGATTGTCCTTATACTGATAAATCGACTCCTGCAGCAATTTATCTATACTTGTTTTTTGCGACCGGTTCCAGAATACCCCGGCTAAAACCAATGCCGACACCAGCAGTACCACCATCATCCTGGAAATAGTGAGTCTTCTCCTGATATTTTTTGCGGTGGCAGCTTCTTTTATTTTTTTCTTCTCAATCTTGTCTATACAATCCGTAATATAATTTTCAAGGCGTACCTTGTCGCTATCTTTTATTGCCAGCTTATAGCGATACGGCTCAATCATACTCAATTGTCTTTCATTCAGGTCGCCGCCATTCTTTTCAGTTACGTATACCAGCTGCGTAATGTCTACCCTTCTTTTATCTTCTGCTGTTCTGTAATTATTTATTTTAGCGGCCAGCGTATCATGTTTTATCTCATAAGATCCGCCTACCTTGCCGATGATCTGTTTTCCCTCCAGTGCTTCCAGGATTTGCTGAATAATTTCTTTGCTTGTCATGAGAGGATCTTTTGGATTTCATCAATACTTTTTTGCTGCTTGGTCCCCTCATAGCTGACCAATGAATTGAGCACCTGCCAGATAAGATCATCGGTTATTTCCGGGTTGGTAGTATTCAATTCGCTTTCCACCTCTTTTACCGCCTGGTGAACATAATCGCTCAATACATCATTAATAGTACCTATTTCAGGAAGATCGTCTTTACCCAGTTCCAGCAACCCTTCCGGGGGCAACTCCGCTATTTTGTCTGCATTCTTTTTCACCACTTCATACAGGTATACCTGGAGACTGGGCAAATCAATATTATCCACCTGTAAAGAAGAGAGGTCTGTCCGGAATTTATCTTCATGCCGCTTTATAGAGATGTGGCTGATGATCAGGTCGGTTACTTCATCCGTCACCCGGATCTTTTCCTGCGCGGCTATTTCCCGGATGGTGGTTACTACTTTTTTTCTCGACATTCTTTCCAGCTTCATTCTTCCCTGGAATATTTCAGGAATCCTTTCTTCAAATTCATCCAGGTACACAAAATATTCCTGCCGGATCACGAGGATAATTTTGGCATAGGGCGCCTGATCCAGTACGCGCCTGATAAAGTCGATAAACTCCGTTCTCTCAGCACTGTCGCCATACAGGAACAGTTCTTCCAGCTGATCAAAGATCATGTATACGGGTTTGTAATATGCTGTATAGACATCGCCCAGCAAATCAAATAAACTCAGTTCAACGTCTGCTTCCGGGGCAAGTGTATTTCTGAAAGCTGTTGATATGCGCTGGTTATTACCCCTGCGGATAATAAAAGAGCGCCAGTCGTCGGGGTCAAACTCATTACACAAGCCACAGGAAATAAGGGATGTTTTGCCGGTGCCGGACAATCCATACAATAAGGTAAGCTGGTATTGTTTTACTTTTTTGTAGAGATATAAAATCTCCTCTTCCCGGCCATGGTAGCTGTCTTTATCTTCCTGATTGTATGGTTCAAGAAATTTAAGCATAACATCATTTTTGGATTATACCTGCCCCAAAAAACTCTTCCCATTCTTTTTTCTCAGGAAAAGAGGTAAGAGATGAATATTCTACAGTAGGTCCGTTACGTTCTTTAATAAGGGAGATCCGTTTATAATTAAATTGCCTTTCACCAAAATCGTTCACTATTTTCGACAGTACGCAAACATCCGGTAGCGAGGCCGTTTCATTATTGCTGTTACCATCAATCAGGAAAGGCCATAGCGTGATAAAATTGCGCTCTACAATTTCTTTGTCGAGCGGTTTTTTGGGAATCAGGATGATGGCGTTATGCAGCGAGCCAATGTTGGATTCCAGTAAATTCTCAGAGGAGTAAGAGCTGGGGTCCGGACCGTAAAGCTGGCTTACCTGGTGCTTATAGATGACAGTGCCCATAATGCTCTTTTTTATTTCCACAAACCGGACAGTCCATAAGTTATACTCTCTAAAAAAACGCATATCTGACAATAAATAGAACAACAGGTCCCTGAACCGGACGAAGCCTGCATGGTTTACTGACAGGTTGCTGGCGATCAGTTCTTCAATTTTATTGATCCTGTTGAGAAAGGTCATATTGCCTGCCAACTGCTTTGTAAATTCCCCTTGTCCTCTGATACAGGCATAGCGTACTATTTCAATAAACACGCTGTTATCCGCGCCCGGTTCCCGCCATCTGCCTAATATCTTCCGGTCTTCATCAGACAAAAAATGCGTCTGCTCATTTTCCTTATTAACAACGATGATTTTACCGTTTTCCCGGGTGGTGATATGGGTTTGATCATTTTCTTTTATGATGATAAAAGCCAGGAAACGGATAATCTGGTAATAATAGTTGAGCAGAAAATCAACATCTTTCAACAGTGTTTTTTTAACAAACATGTTCCGCAAAAAAACAGCGATGGTAATGGGAAAGCTGTTAAAAACCGTATCATGAAAATTCCGGCCGATAGTGCCGCCTGGCATAAAGATGCTGAAGATACGCCGCATCGCATCTTCAAAATAGCTTTCCACATCGAAATCAGGTTCCTGGTCCACATCATTCGTTGGCTGTGCTACGGGTTGTTTGTAATTATTCACTTCCAGGATAATACTGCCGGTATCGTTTTTCTCTAAACAGGTGGGTACCGGCTGTTCAGCCTTTTCCAGCTCATCCCTGGAAGCATCAAAGATATCCTTAAAAGATAACGCACCGTTTGCCTCTATTATGCCATTTGTGATCCATTTCAGGAAAGTGGTGGTAAATACCGAGCATTCCGCGTCTTCGGGGTATTTGGAGGTTTTGTTATACGCTGAAGAAGCAATGATGTAAAAGTCGCTCCTGGACTGGATATAATCAAAGGTATTTTCACTGAAACAGGCATCAATGATCATGACGACCTTTTTCTTAAAACGGGTTAACAGTTCGCACAGATCTTCCATGTCAATGGCAGTTCCTTTAAGATCAGCCAAACGTGTATGCTTAACCGTTAGGTAGTACTTTTTTTCCCTGAGATCATAATACCCGTGGCCAGCATAATAAAAAAGAACGAGGTCGGGAGAGCTGACCGGACTTCCATTATCCGGTGTGGTAAATATTTTTTCGAGAAAGTTCAGGATATCAGCCCTGAGGGCATTGGCATCTACTGCGCCATCAGTCTTTTTAAAGATCCTGGCATCCGGCACACCCAGTTTTGTTCCGGTGCCATCCACGTCGTACTTACGGGACCGGAGCATCTTATAAAAGCTGTTGGCGTTGTTTTCAGCACTATATAAGGGATGCAGGTTATCAGGGCCATCATAATCCTTTACCCCGATAAGTATTGCTGCCATCTTATCAGAAGATACCTGGTTGTTGGTACTCATAAAACATAGATTATAGGTTCACAACTATGCTGCGGAGTGGTATGCTTATTTTGAATCGTTATTTGCGGATGGGATAATGTTATTCAGTAAAAGCGAAAGGTCCTTGATGCTGTGTGCATTTTCCAGTGTGATGGTAATATCCTTTCCATCCGCGTCTTTGTAGGTAAGATTAAACTTTGCTTTCTTTGCGTCGATAACGCCGGCCCGGGAGCTGATCCACGTTTTCAACGTATCTAAAATCTTGTCAATGAAGTCACTCCCGAAAACTATTTTTACGGCGGCATCCAGTATACTCAGGCCAGCGTCATCCTTTGCCAGCTTTTTTTCGAGTTGCCTGCTGTCGGCTTCGGGGGCATATATCTCAATATTCTCCCGAAGCAATAACGCTTCTTCAACAGCCAGGTCCTGGTCCTCTGATTGAACGGAAATATTAAATTCCATGGGGTAGAAATTAAAGTAAAGAAATACGATGGGGCGTGGGGGTTCAACTAATTCCATATTAAAATTATAGAATAAAATGGAATTCCACCAAAAAAATTAGACCGGCAGGAATTTTATTGCGGAACCGCCAATATTCTATACCTTTATTATAGGTTAATGGTTAATTGATTGTTGCTTGTTCTCCTCTCCAAAATAAAGTAAATACCCCTATCATATTAACAACCTTAATATATGAAAAAAATACTAAAGCAATGTACCCCATTCCTGTTGCTTTTCACCTCCCTTTTCTTCCCTAAAAATTCCAAAGCAGCACCTGTCGATACAA
The Chitinophaga sp. MM2321 DNA segment above includes these coding regions:
- a CDS encoding FecR domain-containing protein, with amino-acid sequence MPPERIKYLITQYFNNTCTTGERKELAGWISETPDDEVLKEAFGEAWEKHVPAILMPAEVSDRIMASVFAAADEQEESADHPWEKRVRYLPYKWWLAAASIVLLGVSSWFLFITKSQHQVAESSIRERYKNEVPPGGDRATLTLADGTTIALDSAANGLLTQQGNTKVMKLANGQLAYDAEGPASEKVLHNTIHTPRGGTYRLILPDGTAVWLNAASSITYPASFTGKERSVTITGEAYFEVTGNENMPFRVNAGGVDIAVLGTSFNVNAYTGEAAIRTTLLEGAVKVSDGKTSSMLRPGQQAQLTATGTLAVIDNVDTDEIVAWKNGYFQFTDADMQEVMGKLEKWYDVQVIYEGDIPKRSFGGGIQRSLPLSKVLRILEENDVRFRIEGRNITVLK
- a CDS encoding RNA polymerase sigma-70 factor; the encoded protein is MEDVNFEKELLQQSAKGSEASFTRLFCIYKHKLYSFLLRSTGSSEMTEDIIQDVFLKLWKDRENLVNIEQFGGYIYRMAQNRVINAFRRMAKETLILAELKVPASVDAAAEDNLSAREVREQLETALEKLSPKQKLVYTLSREHGLKHDEIARHLNISPSTVNNHMIEALRTIRKHLSRHLHTTTGACCILAIITSFQK
- a CDS encoding FAD-binding oxidoreductase, which encodes MKTQHSSHHTRVTTGKITPADPRYNDLAGRGFNKRFAGRPAYIRLVGSVAEVVDAVQEAVNEKLRVVVRSGGHCLEGFVSNPEVRVVIDTSLMSEVYYDATMNAFAVEAGATMGEVYRKLFLGWGVTIPAGESPDIGAGGHILGGAFGFICRGYGLAADYLYGVEIVVVAETGTARSVVATRNPADPNHDLWWGHTGAGGGNFGIVTRYWLRTPGAPGTDPRLLLPAAPESVLVFRVAWNWVDIDQRAFTTLMRNFGIWCERNSDADSPYTGLHSMFSFWRQQYGKVELFGLSTAGAAATQHFEAHLAAVNDNVGAPCTHTLEKCSWLAFATNPFPEFFNPGVDARFKFKDAFLRKPFTDHQMAVAYDYLTRTDHDVVGGSLGLVTYGGMVNTVAQDATAAAQRDAVLSTSCTVGWMDPQVESCMLAWVRAFYRDLYADTGGVPVPGEQCDGAMINHPDTDLADPAWNTSGVPWHTLYYKENYGRLQQIKRRWDPHNIFHHALSIRPV
- a CDS encoding caspase family protein, with the protein product MSTNNQVSSDKMAAILIGVKDYDGPDNLHPLYSAENNANSFYKMLRSRKYDVDGTGTKLGVPDARIFKKTDGAVDANALRADILNFLEKIFTTPDNGSPVSSPDLVLFYYAGHGYYDLREKKYYLTVKHTRLADLKGTAIDMEDLCELLTRFKKKVVMIIDACFSENTFDYIQSRSDFYIIASSAYNKTSKYPEDAECSVFTTTFLKWITNGIIEANGALSFKDIFDASRDELEKAEQPVPTCLEKNDTGSIILEVNNYKQPVAQPTNDVDQEPDFDVESYFEDAMRRIFSIFMPGGTIGRNFHDTVFNSFPITIAVFLRNMFVKKTLLKDVDFLLNYYYQIIRFLAFIIIKENDQTHITTRENGKIIVVNKENEQTHFLSDEDRKILGRWREPGADNSVFIEIVRYACIRGQGEFTKQLAGNMTFLNRINKIEELIASNLSVNHAGFVRFRDLLFYLLSDMRFFREYNLWTVRFVEIKKSIMGTVIYKHQVSQLYGPDPSSYSSENLLESNIGSLHNAIILIPKKPLDKEIVERNFITLWPFLIDGNSNNETASLPDVCVLSKIVNDFGERQFNYKRISLIKERNGPTVEYSSLTSFPEKKEWEEFFGAGIIQK